GTGGACGTCGACATCGACAGCGATTCCGACGGCGCCGAGTTCGACGCCCGCGGCGCCGATACTGACGGCAACTCCGCTGAGACGAACGCGGATAGCGGCGACGCCGGAGCCGACGCCGTCCGCGACCGCGCGCTGTTCGACGTCGCGCTCGTGACCGACGAACCGGCGCGGATCTCCGAGTACGGCGTCGCGAGCCGCGGCGACTCCGTCGCGAGGTTCCGGGCCGACGGCGTCGTGGTCGCGACGGCGGCCGGCAGCGACGGCTACGCCGGCGCCGTCGACGCGCCCTCCCTCTCGACCGCCGTCGACGCGGTCGCCGTCGCGCCCGTCGCGCCCTTCGTCACCGACACGCGCCGCTGGGTGCTTCCCGACGATCGACTCGAGCTCACGGTCGAACGCGACGAAGGTCCGATCGCGCTCGTCGCCGACGGCCGGCGCGTGACGTCGGTCGGCGTCGACGCGCGGATCGCCGTCTCGGTCGAGGACTCGCTCGAGACCCTCTCCGTCCCCGACGGGGCGCTCGAGGGGCGATGTCGATAAACGGGTCGAGAAAAAGCGGCCGGTTTCAGGCACGCGCGCCGACTCGGTCGGGTGCGTCAGCCTTGTTGTTCGCGTACGCGTTGTACGCCGAGAGGACGGCGATGGCCAGCCCGGAGGCCGCGGTCCCGGTCGCCAGCGTACTGCTCCCCATCTCGATCACGGCGGGCGAGACGAGCAGCCAGAGGCCGAGCAGGACGGCCAGCGACGCGACTCCGACGCTCGCCAGCCGATCCCGCGAGAGGCGGACGAAGTTATAGCCCGCCAGCAGGAAGATCCCCGTCCCGACGAGCGTGTCGTTCCAGATCGCCTGGTCCGTCGCCTCGAAGATGAACGGCGAGGCGACGACGTAGAGCCCGATGATCGCGACGAGGGCGCTCAGCCACTGCATCGTGTCCGTGTTGAGGGTGTTTCGGTGGTCCGCTCGCTCGGCTGCGGTACTGTCTCGGTTCGTATCGGTCGGTGTGTCGCTCATGTCTCCATCGGAGGTAGCCGGTACCCGTGCAAAGCGGCCGTGCCTGCGGTTGTCGGTAACCACGGATACCGACCAGTCATCGATCGAGACGTCCCAGAGACGCCGTTTCAGCGCGGCCGAGACGCCACTCGAGGGCGTTCGAGGACGGCTCTCAGCGACGAGCGAGCGAAAAACGTGCGAGTACCGGCGGTGACGGCGGGTCGTCCCGAGCTGTCTCGTCTCGAACGGTCGGAAACGGCGCGGTGCGCTCGCGACCGGTCGAGCCTAGCTGTTGTACGGCTCTTCGTCCCGGTGGTGGTCCGGGTTCTCCTGCTCGAGGGCGTCGTCGACCCGGTCGTCGGACTTGTGTTCGATGTCCTGGCGTCGCTGCTCCTCGTCCTGTCGTTCGCGGGCCTCCTTCTCCTCTTCGGTGAGTTCCTCTTCCTCGGCTTCGTCTCCCGTGTCTTCGTGAGCCAGTTCGACGTCCCGCCCGTGCTCGTCTTTGCCGGTCTCGTCAGTGTTGTCGGACATACTGATCCCGACTGAGGCTACCGTCGAACCGCGAAAAGGCGTTGGGCTTGCGAAGGTCGGCTAGTTGATTTCGGTCCGTTCGGTGGCGTTCGTCTCGGTGACTGGTCAATCGCTCCGACGAGATACCTCGAGAAGACGGTAATCACTCTGCTATCGTGGCAACGGGGATTTTCACTCCCTCTCCAGCCGATTCGTTCGCTGTCCGAGGGGCTCACGCCGTTCACCCCTCGCATCGCTCACTCATCCACTGTCAGAACAAGTTCTGACACGCCTTCGTTCACTACGCTCACGAAGACCTCGCACAGTGTTATCGATCGCCCTCACTAGCGTTCGGACGATCGACGGTGCGCGCCACCGCTCGGTGAATAGCCGGGTCCGGAGCGCGACCGACATCTCCCCTCACCACGGCTCGCCCGAGGCGAGGTCGATCTCGCTATCGCCCTTCTCGGAGGGACAGATATCGGCCAGCACGCAGTCGCTGCAGTCGGGGTTGCGGGCGGTGCAGGTCGCGCGGCCGTGGTCGATACAGAGGTGGGTGAACTGCTGCCAGTAGCCCTCGGGGACAATTCCCATCAGGTCCCGCTCGATCGCCTCGGGGCGCTCCTCCTCGGTCAGGCCGAGCCGGCGGGAGAGCCGCTGGACGTGCGTGTCGACGACGATTCCCTCGACGACGTCGTGGCCGTGCTGGAGCACGACGTTGGCCGTCTTCCGGCCGACGCCCGACAGCGCCGTCAGCTCGTCCATCGTGTCCGGCACCTCGCCGTCGTGCTCCTCGAGGATCGTCTCGCAGGAGCTCTTGATGTAGCCCGCCTTGCTGTTGTAGTAGGTGATCGAGTTCAGGTCCTCCGCGAGTTCGTCTTCCGGCGCGTTGGCGTAGTCCTCGGCGCCGTCGTACTTTTCGAAGAGGTGCTCCGTCTCCTTGTTGACGCGCTCGTCGGTACACTGCGCCGAGAGGATCACCGCGATCAGCAACTCCAGTCGGTTCGAGTACCGCAGCGAGATCGTCGAGTCCGGATACGCCTCCTCGAGGCGGTCGACGACCTCTTCGGCCTGCGCCTCGCGGCTCTCGAGTGGGGTTCCCATCGAGCGTTCGTTGCGAGAGCGTCCATTTGAGGTGTTCGGTTCGCGCCGATCGGATCCGCGGATCGACGACCGACGACATGTGAAGACGCTGTCGACCGACGTCGACGCGCTCGAGACGCAACTGGCGGCCCTCGAGCGGGACCTCGAGGCCATCCGGGAGTGGCGCCGGTCGATGCAAGAGACGTCTCAGTGAGGCGTTCGTCCGAATATCGGTGAACTGTCGGTACCCCGCCGACGTCGACTCGTCGCGCGTCTCCGATCGGATGCCGTGACCTTTAAGCGGTCTTCATCCGCCTATCCGGGTATGAAAGCCACCGCCATGGCCCACCCGATTCAGGGGTTGGTCAAGTATCACGGGATGCGAGACGAAATCGAGCGGCTCCCGTATCACGACAGTATCAGCCTCTGTACGGCGCCCAGCCACACTCGAACGACCGTCGAGTTCTCGATGGACTACGAGGAGGACACCTTCGTCGTCGACGGCGAGGAACTCGACGGCCGGGCCTACGAGCGCGTCGAGGCCGTCGTCGAGAAGGCTCGTTCGAAGTCCGACGCGGCCCACACCGTCTACCCGGTTCGCCTCGAGAGCGAGAACAGCTTCCCCTCTAACGTCGGTCTGGGCTCCTCTTCTTCGGGCTTCGCCGCTGCCGCGATGGCGCTGGCCGAGGCCGCCGAACTCGACGCTTCGCGCCAGGAGATTTCGACGATCGCCCGCGTCGGCTCCGCGTCGGCCGCCCGCGCGGTCACCGGCGCGTTCTCGCAGCTGCACACGGGTCTGAACGACGAGGACTGTCGCTCGCGGCGCATTCCGAGCGACCTCCACGAGGACCTGAAGATCGTCGTCGGCCTCGTTCCCTACCACAAGGAGACCGAGGACGCCCACGAGGAGGCCGCCGACAGCCACATGTTCCAGGCTCGCAACGCCCACATCCACGGCCAGATCGCCGAGATGCGCGACGCCCTGCGGAACAACGAGTTCGACCGCGCCTTCGAACTCGCCGAACAGGACTCCCTCTCGCTGGCCGCGACGACGATGACCGGCCCGTCCGGGTGGGTCTACTGGCAGCCCGCCACCCTGAAGATCTTCAATACAGTGCGGGAGCTCCGCGAGGAGGAGGATATCCCCGTCTACTTCTCGACGGACACCGGCGCCAGCGTCTACGTCAACACCACCGAAGAACACGTCGACGAAGTCGAAGAGGCCGTCTCGGACTGCGGCGTCTCCACCACCGTCTGGGACGTCGGCGGGCCCGCGAAGCTGCTGGACGAGGAAAAGCACCTGTTCTAGGCGCGGCGATCCGCGGCGGTGCCCGCGGTTTGCGTGGCGCCGGGCGATCGAGCGTTCTCTCGAGCGAACGGCGTTGAAAGAGTCATATACTGCGTCGAGGTAGTGCGTCGATAGTGACACCTATGGTCGACCTCGACAGAGACGATCTGGCGATCCTTCACGTCCTGCAGGACGACGCCCGGAACGCGACGACCGAAGAGATCGGCGCGGAAGTCGGCCTCGCGGCGAGCACCGTCGCGTCGCGGATCAACGACCTCGAGGACCGCGGCGTCGTCACGGGGTATCGGCCCGCGATCGATTACGAGAAAGCCGGATTCGAACAGCGAACGCTGCTCGTCGGCACGATCACCGACGAAGACGACGAGGCGGCGATCGTCGGGGACGTAAGCGAGGTGGAGAACGTCGTCAGCGTCAGGCGGTTGCTGGCCGACGAGACCGACCTCCACGTCGAACTCCTGACCGACACCCAGCAGCGGGTGGAGGAAGCCACCGACGAACTCCACGAACTCGGCGTCGAAATCGTGCGGACGAACGTTATCGTCGAGGAGCGTACGCGGCCGTTCGACCAATTCGGGAAGAAGTATACGACCGACGGCTGACTTTCGGGACGTTCGTTCCGAAACGGGTCCGTTTTCCGATGAGTGTCGCGCGGGATTGAAGGTGCCGCGGAAAACCGTCCGATCTGCAACGTGCTTTAGGGTCGGTGACCGATAGCCCGACGCGATGTCTGATCAAGTTGGTTCTCCCGACGACCGTCGTCCGCCGAGCGAGAGAGTCGTCGAAGCGGTCGCGGCCGCGTCCGGGACGTCGCCGCTGGATTTCGAACCGACGCTCTACGACGCAGTCGACCCCGAGGCGCTCGATTCGCTCGTTCGATCCGGGTCGGACGAACTCCGGATCCGATTCCGATACGGCGACCGTTCCGTCCTCATTACCGGAAACGGCCGCGTCGACGTCTCGGCGCCGAGCGAGGACGATCCCTCGAGCGAGTGGATTATCTTCGACGAGTGACACAGTTCTCGCGAGCGGCCTCGCCGTGCACCTATCCCGCTCGAAGCCGTAGCCGCCGTCATGCACGTCGTCGTCTGCGGCGCGGGCTACGCGGGGCTGACCCTGACGAAGCGACTCGAGTCGTCGCTTCCGTCCGACGTCGACCTCACGCTGGTCGACGAGTCGCCGGACCACCTCGTCCAGCACGAACTCCACCGGGTGATCCGCCGGCCCGGCGTGGCCAACGAGATTCGGCTCTCGCTGCCCGGCGCCTTAGAGCGGGCGACGGTTCGCGTCGCGCGCGTCGAGGCGATCGACGGGGACGAACGCGTCGTGTCGCTCTCGGACGGTCGCCTCGAGTACGATATCGCGGCGATCTGTCTCGGCGCGCGGACGGCGTACTACGGGCTCGAGGGGGTGTCTGAACACGGAATTCCGCTGAAGCGGCTCCCGCACGCGCGCCGGATCCGAAAGCGAGCCCGCGAAGCGCTGCGGGCGGACGACGGTGGTCGAATCGTCGTCGGCGGAGCCGGCCTCTCCGGCGTGCAGGTCGCGGGCGAACTCGCCGCGCTGGCTCGCGAGGAGTACGGCTCGGCGTCGATCGCGCTCCTCGAGCAGCGGGCGCGGGTCGCGCCGGGCTTCCCTGCCGACTTCGGGGATGCAGTCGCACGCGCGCTCGAGGACTCCGGAATCGAGATCCGAACGGGGACGGCCGTCACCGGAGCCGACGCGGACGGCGTTCGACTCGAGTCGGGCGAGCGAGTTCCGTTCGATCTGTTCGTCTGGACCGGCGGCATTCGCGGCGCGGACGCCCTCGAGGGCGAGCGGCCGACCGTCAAAGCGGACCTGCGACTCGACGATCGGACGTTCGCCCTCGGTGACGCCGCGCGGGTCGTCGACGCCGACCGGGAGGCGGTGCCGGCGAGCGCGCAGGCGGCCGTCCGCGAGGCTCGGACGGCGGCCGAGAACATCGAACGGCTCGTCGAGGCCCGTCGTGACGGCGTCGAGACGTTCGACCCCGACCTCGAGTCGTTCCGGTTCGAGTCGCCGGGCTGGGTCGTCAGCGTCGGCGACGACGCCGTCGCGACGGTCGGCTCGCGGGTCCTCACGGGACGGGCGGCGAAGGCGCTGAAGGCGAGCGTCGGCGTCGGCTACCTCTCAGACGTCGGCGACGCCGGCAGCGCCGGACGGTTCGCCTATCGGGAATTCGTTCCGGAACGGTTCCGGCGGGACCGGTGACGGTCGGCCGGTCGAGCGTTACTCGAGCGAGATCACGACCTTGCCCTGGTGCTCGCCGGCCTCTACGTACCGGTAGGCCTCGCGGACCTCGTCGAAGTCGAAAGTGCGGTCGATCACCGGCTCCATCTCCGCGGCGGCCATCGCGCGGTTCATCCGATCGAACATCGCGCGGCTGCCGACCCCCATCACGCCTTCGACGGTCAGCGCTTTGTGGAGCATCGGTCCGGGATGGACCCGTCCGTCCTGGCCGCTGAGAACGCCGATGAGGTGGACGTGGCCGTTGACCGCCGCGGCCTCGAGCGAGCGCTCGAGCGTACCGGGACCGCCGACCTCGATCACGTGGTCGACGCCGCCGTCCGTTCGCTCGCGGACGGCCTCGCCCCAGTCGGGCGTCTCCTCGTAGTTGAGCGTCCACTCGGCGCCCAGGTCGCGGGCGACCTCGAGTTTCTCGTCGCTCGAGGAGGTGACGAAGACGTCGGCGCCCTGCAGCGTCGCGAACTGAAGGGCGAAGGTGGAGACGCCGCCGGTGCCGAGCGCGAGGACGGTCTCGCCGGCGGTGAGGTCGCCGTCCTCGACGAGCGCGCGCCACGCCGTGAGGCCGGCACACGACAGCGTCGCTCCCTGCTCGTAAGAGAGGTGGTCGGGCAGGACGGCGAGGCTCTCGGCCGGGAAGACGGCGTACTCGGCGAGCGCGCCGTCGACGTTGCCGCCGGTGGTTCGGGCCATCTTCTCGCGCGTGCCCTCCCCCGCGATCCAGTCGGGCGCGAAGGGCGTCGCGACGCGGTCGCCCTCGGCGAGGCGATCGACGTCGTCACCGACCGCGACGACCTCGCCGGCGCCGTCGGAAAGCGGGACGACCGGAAGCGAGGCGCCCGGATAGGCGAGGTCGGCGTTCGCGATCGCCAGATCGCGGTAGTTGAGCGAGGCCGCCCGGAGGCGGACGAGCGCCTCGTCGGCGCCCGGTTCGGGGCGCTCGCGGTCGACCTGCACGACTCCCTCGTAATCGCTCGTGGCGGTCTGGACTTCGTAGGCTCGCATCGCTCGAGCCGAGGCGCTCTCGAGCCTTCGGTCCTGCGCCCGGCGACCGTGTTACCGCAACTGGGTGCTACCGGCAAGCGAAACGGGTGATCGTCGGCCGTCGGCGGGATCCGCTCGGCGGTCCAGACCTTTTAGTCGTCGGCCGAGTAGAGGGGAGCGATGAGCGACGAGGTCGAACGAACCGACCGGCGACGCGCTTCGGATCGGGAACCGAGACTCGAGGCGCCGGATCAGGGGTCCGCGTTTCGCGGGCCGGTCGGGTCGACTGACGGTCGCACCCGCTCGCACGACCACCTCGCGCTGCTCTACGAGAGCCGCGACGAGCAGTTCGACGCCGTGATTCCGTTCGTCCGGCGTGGACTCGAGGACGGCGAGCGGTGTCTGTACCTCGCCGACGAGACCGGCCGGGACGAGATCTGCGACGCGCTTCGCGACGCCGGCGTCGACGTCGACGAGGCGCTGGAATCCGACGCGCTGGTGCTCTCCGACGCCGAAGACGCCTATCTGCGGGACGGCTCGTTCGATCTCGAGGCGTCGCTGGAGCTGCTCGAGACGTTCGTCGCGGAGTCGACCGTCGATTTCGAGGGGGCGCGGGTGACCGCCGAGGAGACGTGGCTGTTGCGAGCGATCGAGGACGCCGACGAGTTCGTGGCGCTGGAAGCGCGGATGAACGACCGTCTCCGCGGCGAGAACTGTACCCTTCTCTGTCAGTACGACCGCGAGCGGTTCCCCGCGCCCGTCCTCGAAGACGTCATCAAGACGCACCCCTATCTCGTCTCCGGCGGGACGGTTTCGGAGAATTTCTACTACACGCCCCCCGAGACGTTCTTCGACGGCGAGAAGCCGGCGGCGACGGTCGACCGGATGATCCGGACCGTACACGAGCGCACCGACGCGAAGACGGCGGTCCGCGAGCACCGGACCTACCTCCGCGAACTCTACGAGACGACGGCCGACGCCGATCTCTCCTTCGAAGAACGGGTCGAGCGACTGCTGGAACTGGGCTGCGAGCGGTTCGACCTCAGGGGCGGCGCGCTGGCTCACCTCCCGACCTGGGACGACAACTTCCGGGCGGAAGTGACGGTCGGCCCCGACATGGGCGACCTCGAGGGGGAGTTACCGATCCAGCCCACCGACGGGAACTTCTGCCGGAAGGCCATCGACTGGGACGAGCCGACCGCCGTTCCCGACGTCGTCGCCGCCGGCTGGGACGACGACCCCGTCTTCGAGGAGTTCGGTTTCGCGACCTACTTCGGCATCCGCGTCACCGCCGGCACCGAACCCTACGGCACGTTCTGGTTCTACGATACGGAGCCGCGCGACCGGCCGTTTACCGACGCCGAGCGGACGTTCCTCGAGTTGATGGGCCAGTGGATCAGCACCGAACTCGAGCGCCGCCGGCGCGAGGAGTTTCTCCGCACGAGCTACGAGATCACGTCGGATCCCGACCTCGCCTTCGCGGAGAAGATCGAGCGACTGCTCGAGCACGGCCGCGAGTGGTTCGGCTGCGACGTCGGCTACTTCACCGCCGTCGAGGCCGAGACCGATCGCTTCGAGATCGTCGAGGCGGTCGGCTCCCACGACCGGATCCGGACGGGCGGCGGTGGTTCGCTGTCGGGAACGTACTGCAAGAAGGTCGTCGACGCGGGCGAATCGCTGGGCGTCCACGACGCCGCCGACGCGGGCTGGGAGGGCGATCCCGCCTACGACACGTACGGGCTCGACGCCTTCCTCGGGACGACGCTGGAGGTCGACGGCGAACAGTACGGAACGCTGTGTTTCGGATCGGAAACGCCCCGAGAGGGGCCGTTCTCCGAGACGGAGTACACGTTCATCGACCTCATCAGCCAGTGGGTCAGCACCGAACTCGAGCGCCGGCGGGACGAGCGAACCCAGCGGGAACTGTACGAGATCACCGCCGATCCGGACCGATCGTTCGACCAGCAGCTCCAGGCGGTCCTGGACCTGGGCTGTGAGCGGTTCGACATGGAACTGGGCGGGGTCGCGATGGTCGACCCGGCGGCCGATCGGTTCGAGGTCGAGACCACGAACGGCGATCACGAGTACCTCACGCCGGGCGAGCCGTACCCCCTCTCCCAGACGTACTGCGAGGCGCCAATCGACGAGGAGGGAACCCGTACGATCACCGATCCCGTCGAGACGGGATTCGACGGCAAACTGTGCTACGAGCGCTTCGGCGTCCGGGCGTATCTCGGCACCCACCTCGAGATCGAGGGGAGCCCCGACCGGACCTTCTGGTTCGTCTCGACCGAGCCCCGCGAGGAGTTCTCGGAGGCCGAACGCACGTTACACCACCTGATGGGACAGTGGGTGAAGTACGAACTCGACCGCCGGCAGTACGAACGGGACTTAGAGGAGACGGTCGATCGGCTCCAACAGTCCAACGATCGGCTCAAGCAGTTCGCCTACGCCGCCTCCCACGACCTCCAGGAGCCCCTGCGGATGGTCTCGAGCTACCTGCAACTGCTCGAGAACCGGTACAAGGACGACCTCGACGGCGAGGCCCGGGAGTTCATCGACTTCGCGGTCGACGGCGCCGACCGCATGCGCGAGATGATCGACGATCTGCTGGCCTTCTCGCGGGTCGAACACGCCGACGGCGAGTTCGAGCCGGTCGACTGTACCGAAGTGTTGGATCGCGTCCAGGACGACCTGCAGCTACGGATCGCGGAGAACGACGTCGAGATCCTCGTCGACTCGCTGCCGACGGTCCGCGCCGACGGCGACCAACTCGAGCAACTGTTCAGCAACCTCGTTTCGAACGGGATCAAGTACAACGAGAGCGCGGTCCCCCGGGTCGAGGTGAGCGCCGCGGACCGGGACGACCGCTGGGAGTTCGCGGTCGCCGACAACGGAATCGGCATCGATCCGGAGAAGACCGATCGCATCTTCGAGGTGTTCAAGCGCCTCCACCACGACGACGAGTATCCGGGCACCGGGATCGGCCTCTCGCTGTGCCAGGAGATCGCCGACAATCACGGCGGCGATATCCGCGTCGAGTCCGAACCCGGCGCGGGGTCGACGTTCTACATCACGCTCCCGAAACGGAACCTCGAGTGAAGCGACGCCGATCGGTCGGCGAAACGGGAGCAATCGGGGGTCAGGGGACGAACGCGACGAGCGATTCGTCCCGCGACACGTCACGGCGCTCGAACGGAGCGGACCGCTCGCATCGCCGCGCTCATGGCGATGAGCGCGACCACGGCGATCGCGATCCACTGGCCGGTCTGGGTCGCGAGCGCGGCGGCGGTCATGCCGAGGAGGTCGATGCCGAACGCTCGACTCAGCGCGTACAGGACGACGGCGAGACCGACGACGGCGACGACGGTCTGCAGGACGGTCGACAGCAGCCATCGCCCTGGTGGGGGTGCGGTCTCACCCGGTCGCGTCGATCGATCGCCACCTCGGGATCGGTCGCCATCGGGCTGTCGTGACATGGGGTATCACCCGTTTCGTCGTAGCCCGGCGTCGGCATTTATTATCCGGAGCATACCACGATACGGGTGAGGGATCGGTCGGCGTCAGGTCCAGCGATCCAACCCCGTCTGCGTGACGCTCTCCTCGATGCGCTCGAAGCCGCGCTCGACCTCGTCTTCCGCGACGCGCCACTCCTCGCAGACGAACTCGCGGGCGGCCTCGAGGTCCGGATCGAGGTCGGTGTCGAACTCGTAGTCGTCGGTCACGTCGGGGTCGCGGAACAGCTGTCTGACCCGATCGCCGTACTCGATGTGGGCGCCTCGCTCTTCGAGGACGCTCCAGAGGTCGCCGTGCTCGGTGATGGCTTTGATAGCGGTCTTCGGGCCGATCCCCGAGACGCCCTCGTTGAAGTCCGTCCCGATGAGGATCGCCGCGTCGATTAGCTGTTCTAGGGTGAGGTCGTGGTGCTCGAGGGTCGCCTCGAGATCCATCAGTTCGGGATCGCCCTTGCTCGTCAGTTGGCGCAGCGTGAGCGGGGAGCCGAACAGCAGGGCGTCGTAGTCCTCCGACCCCACGTAGTCGGCGTCGCCGCGGCGAACCATGTGGGCCGCCTGAGCCTCCCCCTCCGCGGGCGCCTCGACGATCGGCACGTCGAGCCGTCGGAGCAGTTCGCGGCTGGTCTCCTGGATCGTCGGCGTCAGCCGCTGGGTTCGGGACTCGAGTTGCGCGACGGCGACCTGATCGCCCTCCTCGCGGGCGACCTCGAGTTGCTCCTCGTAGGTGCGACGCTGGTCGCGGCGGGACTCGATCTCGTCTTCCTTGAGCTCGGAGGGGCCGCCGTCGAAGACCATCACCGGCGTGATGTCGTTCTCGAAGAACTTGGGCAGCCCCTGGACGATGCCGACGAGGTTGGCGACCTCGGTGCCGTCGGACGTCGTGTACACGTCGCTGTCCGTCCACTTGACCGTCGTCGTCAGATAGCGGTAGAGCCAGTTGTGAGCGTCGACGGCGACGACGCCCTCGATCTCGGAGAAGGGGAGCTCCTCGATGACGGCGATGTCGCGGAGTGCTGCGTTTCCCATTACCGATCCCTTGGGAGGACTGGGATTTGTATCATTGGCTTCCGAGCGACCCGCCGTTCGGTTCCGACCGGCGGGCGTCGGTCCGATCGCGGCGCTTCGGACTACCGCGTCGCGCTGTGGGGATCGCGGCCGCGTCCCCTCGTCGCGAATCGATCGCGGTCCGCGATAATCTTTTCACTCTCGCCCTCATCTCTTCGGTCGACATACCGAATTCGGATCTCGACGACATCCGGTCCCGAAGCCGGGGGATTCCGATTATCAGACCGGATGCTCAGGGGGTAATCCATGAGTAAACATCTATCAGACCACACCATCCAGCGGCCGTCATCTGATTTCGAGGGCAGGTTCGACTCCTCGCGGTCGACGTTCGATATCCGCGGTCCAATCGACCCGAACGAGGACCACGAACACACCGATCACTTCGCGCTCATTTACGAGGACCGCGCCGAGCAGTTCGACGCGGCCGTCCCGTTCATCGAAGAGGGACTCGAGCGCGGCGAGCGGTGCGTCTACGTCGCCGACGACAACACCGTCGACGAGGTGCTCGCGGCGATGCGATCCCGCGGCGTCGACGTCGACGCGGCGCTCGAGTCGGGGGCGCTGTCGGTACACACGGAAGCGGAGACCTATCGACGGACCGGCGAGTTCGATCGCGATGCGATGCTTTCGTTCTGGGAGGAGACGCTCGCCGACGCGACCGACGACGAGTTCACGGGGCTCAGAGCCGCCGCGGAAATGACGTGGGCGCTCGAGGCCGACGACACGGGGTTCGACGACCTCTGCGAGTACGAGGAGCTGCTCAACCCGCTCTACAACGACGACGACTACGCCGTCCTCTGTCAGTACAACCGCGACCGATTCCCCGCGGAGATTCTCCACGACGTCCTCAAGACCCATCCGTTTCTCGTCCACGACGACACCACCGTCTGTCAGAACTTCTACTACACGCCCCCCGAGGAGTACTTCGGTCCCGATCGGCCGTCGCAGGAACTCGACCGGAAGCTGGCGACGCTGGTCGATCGGACCGACGCGCGGACGACGATCGAGACCCACGAGCGCTACCAGCGGGAACTGTACGAGATCATCGCCACGCCGCACGCGTCCTTCGACGAGAAGATCGCGGGACTGCTGGAACTGGGCCGCGAGCGACTCGGCCTCGAGATCGGCTACTTCACGGAGACCCTCGACGAGAACACGTTCGAGATCGTGGACGCGGTCGGCGCACACGAGAACATCCGTCCGGGAGTCACCGATTCGCTCTCCGAGACGTACTGCGAGAAGCTCCTCGCGTCGCCCGGACGCATCGCCGTGCGGGACGCGGCCGAGGCGGGCTGGACCGACGACCCCGCCTACGAGCGGTTCGGACTGGACGCCTACTTCGGGACGACGATCCACGTCGGCGGCGAGACGTACGGGACGTTATGTTTCGGCTCCGAGACGACCCGGGAGGCGCCGTACACGGACGCCGAACGGACGTTCCTCGATCTGATGGGGCAGTTAGTGGAGTACGAACTCGAGCGACAGCGCCGCGAGCGGTTCCTCCGGGAGAGCTCCCAGATCACGTCCGATCCGAACCTCGACTTCGAGGAGAAGCTACAGGCGCTGTTCGAACTGGGCTGTGAGCAGTTCGGCCTCGAACTCGGGGCGATGGCCAAGGTCGATTCCGACGACGACCGGTTCGAGGTCGAGTACGTGAGCGATACGTACGACGGCTTCGAACCCGGGCTCGAGCTTCCCCTGTCCGAGACCTACTGCGCCACGGTCGCCGGATGCGGCACCGTCGGAAGCGTGGACGATCCCGTCGAGGCCGGCTACGACGACCTCTACGTCTACCGGGAGCT
This portion of the Haloterrigena gelatinilytica genome encodes:
- a CDS encoding MEDS domain-containing protein, with product MSDEVERTDRRRASDREPRLEAPDQGSAFRGPVGSTDGRTRSHDHLALLYESRDEQFDAVIPFVRRGLEDGERCLYLADETGRDEICDALRDAGVDVDEALESDALVLSDAEDAYLRDGSFDLEASLELLETFVAESTVDFEGARVTAEETWLLRAIEDADEFVALEARMNDRLRGENCTLLCQYDRERFPAPVLEDVIKTHPYLVSGGTVSENFYYTPPETFFDGEKPAATVDRMIRTVHERTDAKTAVREHRTYLRELYETTADADLSFEERVERLLELGCERFDLRGGALAHLPTWDDNFRAEVTVGPDMGDLEGELPIQPTDGNFCRKAIDWDEPTAVPDVVAAGWDDDPVFEEFGFATYFGIRVTAGTEPYGTFWFYDTEPRDRPFTDAERTFLELMGQWISTELERRRREEFLRTSYEITSDPDLAFAEKIERLLEHGREWFGCDVGYFTAVEAETDRFEIVEAVGSHDRIRTGGGGSLSGTYCKKVVDAGESLGVHDAADAGWEGDPAYDTYGLDAFLGTTLEVDGEQYGTLCFGSETPREGPFSETEYTFIDLISQWVSTELERRRDERTQRELYEITADPDRSFDQQLQAVLDLGCERFDMELGGVAMVDPAADRFEVETTNGDHEYLTPGEPYPLSQTYCEAPIDEEGTRTITDPVETGFDGKLCYERFGVRAYLGTHLEIEGSPDRTFWFVSTEPREEFSEAERTLHHLMGQWVKYELDRRQYERDLEETVDRLQQSNDRLKQFAYAASHDLQEPLRMVSSYLQLLENRYKDDLDGEAREFIDFAVDGADRMREMIDDLLAFSRVEHADGEFEPVDCTEVLDRVQDDLQLRIAENDVEILVDSLPTVRADGDQLEQLFSNLVSNGIKYNESAVPRVEVSAADRDDRWEFAVADNGIGIDPEKTDRIFEVFKRLHHDDEYPGTGIGLSLCQEIADNHGGDIRVESEPGAGSTFYITLPKRNLE
- the fen gene encoding flap endonuclease-1, with the translated sequence MGNAALRDIAVIEELPFSEIEGVVAVDAHNWLYRYLTTTVKWTDSDVYTTSDGTEVANLVGIVQGLPKFFENDITPVMVFDGGPSELKEDEIESRRDQRRTYEEQLEVAREEGDQVAVAQLESRTQRLTPTIQETSRELLRRLDVPIVEAPAEGEAQAAHMVRRGDADYVGSEDYDALLFGSPLTLRQLTSKGDPELMDLEATLEHHDLTLEQLIDAAILIGTDFNEGVSGIGPKTAIKAITEHGDLWSVLEERGAHIEYGDRVRQLFRDPDVTDDYEFDTDLDPDLEAAREFVCEEWRVAEDEVERGFERIEESVTQTGLDRWT